The Montipora capricornis isolate CH-2021 chromosome 6, ASM3666992v2, whole genome shotgun sequence genome has a window encoding:
- the LOC138054033 gene encoding uncharacterized protein, giving the protein MDVKDGNIDAVALESQEKHIGEQSERVLRNIVDIVPAQPFVKRVVLDFERAMWSAVKSVLPEVVIIGCAFHWTQAVWRKIQELGLSHPYMEDTGTHSYLRKLMALPFLPAIEIPTTFEQLRLRANNDSLKALVAYIDSTWVYSSTFPPKDWSVYGQAIRTNNDLEGWHNALNRHAGERVHIPFYLLVQ; this is encoded by the exons ATGGATGTGAAAGATGGCAACATCGATGCTGTGGCACTGGAATCACAAGAGAAACATATAGGAGAGCAGTCAGAGAGG GTTCTCAGAAACATTGTTGACATCGTTCCAGCCCAGCCCTTCGTTAAAAGGGTAGTGTTAGATTTCGAAAGAGCAATGTGGTCCGCAGTCAAGTCAGTCCTACCGGAAGTGGTCATCATTGGGTGTGCCTTCCACTGGACACAGGCAGTGTGGAGAAAG ataCAAGAGCTTGGACTCTCCCATCCTTACATGGAGGACACAGGTACACACAGTTACCTACGAAAGCTCATGGCACTGCCCTTCCTGCCGGCTATAGAGATTCCAACAACATTTGAACAATTACGCTTGCGTGCCAACAACGATTCCTTAAAAGCACTTGTCGCATACATCGACTCTACATGGGTATACAGCTCCACATTCCCTCCCAAGGACTGGAGTGTCTACGGTCAAGCCATTCGTACAAACAATGACTTAGAGGGATGGCATAACGCACTGAATCGACACGCTGGAGAAAGGGTCCACATTCCATTTTACTTGCTGGTTCAATAA
- the LOC138054034 gene encoding uncharacterized protein — MEHNIRFPELIRVPEDKDKMTERLLKETKINRRNAKAALTRAGKSLRHLIESKRLGKEVRDVLSKVQEAYEKLIEKHEEFTKLIEDEKEFEEQEAWLEESQYMFLRLETDTKLYLESTEALPKEPRVEDSYHNDIENSYGDTISRELIQSRITRSDNVPSISLTTAELNNVANVSIVNEPDKESSESVEVIKNETCSFKMEKPKMPKFSGDVREYAIFRSDFKHAIEARYTKRDAITFLRTCLQGKPLDLIKGIGSDYDAAWEYLDSIYGDPRFVSDTITQDIVKFQPIREGKDARFCDLVHLVKRCYNTLKDVSLPSDMDNSHMLSLIEQKMCVDYRKVWSRDLEKTNQLATLLGLMTWTTAEMKSRMRATAPLRTRSSHHTIHHVNVTAGSRSETKSGSHRCWICKTQAHWTDECQKFLALNPEERIKIAQENHACFSCLKRAGRDHKLITCSRRKRCTETENDIQCRQYHHPLLHKRNVTNVRASISSMTEKSEALLPVISASIGGRDGLYKHANVLLNSGAQLSLIRFETAEILGLEGKNVYKSDITG, encoded by the coding sequence ATGGAACACAACATTCGATTTCCTGAGCTAATCCGAGTtcctgaggacaaagacaaaatgACCGAGCGGCTGCTGAAAGAAACGAAAATAAACCGAAGAAATGCCAAGGCAGCGCTGACGAGAGCTGGAAAGTCACTTCGACACCTGATAGAAAGTAAGCGACTGGGAAAGGAGGTAAGAGATGTCCTTTCTAAAGTTCAAGAGGCATATGAGAAGCTAATAGAGAAGCATGAGGAGTTTACAAAGTTGATTGAAGATGAAAAAGAGTTTGAAGAACAAGAAGCATGGCTAGAGGAGAGCCAATATATGTTTTTACGTTTAGAGACTGACACAAAACTGTATTTAGAAAGTACAGAAGCATTACCTAAGGAGCCTCGAGTTGAGGACAGTTACCATAATGACATTGAAAACAGTTATGGAGATACAATTAGTAGGGAGCTAATCCAAAGTAGAATCACAAGAAGCGATAATGTTCCTAGTATTAGCTTAACTACCGCTGAGTTAAATAATGTCGCAAACGTCTCTATAGTTAACGAACCAGATAAAGAAAGTAGTGAGAGCGTTGAAGTAATTAAGAACGAAACATGTAGTTTCAAAATGGAGAAACCCAAAATGCCAAAGTTTTCAGGGGATGTTAGAGAGTACGCAATATTCCGATCAGATTTCAAGCATGCAATTGAAGCTAGGTATACCAAGCGGGATGCAATCACATTCCTTCGCACCTGCCTGCAAGGGAAACCACTCGATCTTATAAAAGGGATTGGGTCAGATTACGATGCAGCTTGGGAGTACTTAGACTCCATTTATGGTGACCCAAGATTTGTTTCCGATACAATAACGCAAGATATCGTGAAGTTCCAACCAATACGTGAAGGCAAAGACGCCCGATTTTGTGATTTGGTACACCTAGTGAAGCGATGCTACAATACGCTAAAAGACGTCAGCTTACCGAGCGATATGGACAACAGCCATATGCTTTCCCTTATCGAGCAGAAGATGTGCGTGGATTACAGGAAAGTCTGGTCAAGGGATCTTGAGAAAACTAACCAGCTGGCAACGTTACTGGGCCTTATGACTTGGACGACCGCAGAAATGAAGTCCAGGATGAGAGCCACAGCCCCACTTAGAACCCGAAGCAGTCATCATACAATCCATCACGTCAATGTGACAGCTGGGAGTAGGAGCGAAACCAAGAGTGGCAGCCACAGATGTTGGATCTGCAAAACCCAAGCACACTGGACCGACGAATGTCAAAAATTTTTGGCCTTAAATCCTGAAGAACGCATCAAGATCGCGCAAGAAAACCACGCCTGTTTCAGCTGTCTAAAAAGAGCTGGGAGAGACCATAAGTTAATTACCTGCAGTCGAAGGAAACGATGCACAGAGACAGAGAACGATATACAGTGCAGACAGTACCACCATCCTCTCTTGCACAAGAGGAATGTAACCAACGTCAGAGCAAGCATCTCGTCTATGACTGAGAAATCAGAAGCTTTACTTCCTGTTATCTCCGCAAGCATCGGTGGTCGAGATGGTTTATACAAACACGCAAACGTCCTTCTCAATTCAGGAGCGCAACTAAGTTTGATAAGATTTGAAACTGCCGAAATTCTGGGCTTGGAGGGAAAAAACGTCTACAAAAGTGACATTACTGGATGA
- the LOC138054035 gene encoding uncharacterized protein, which produces MKGPDLLNDLFGVVLRFRENEIAFIGEISKMYHRIRIPEADQHVHRFLWRNLQTDREPDVYVKTVLTFGDKPAPAMAQIALRKTADEAREDFPEAAQVLKDNTYMDDICDSVCTEEEAQELTKCIDSVLETGGLKIKGWLSNKANSNTDQEERKEAAILQGVNEEKVLGVVWNNHTDMFTLKVKPELLLSQEPAVLSKRTILSQVARIYDPTGFASAFLIRAKIGLQELWEKGVRNSRKMDQSVSRNEEPQWHKLREMSDTALCTKSRVAPLKRLTIPRLELQGAVLASRLCKTIVDESRFQFEKVILFLDSKIVLAWIRSEARRFKPFVSVRVGEIQTNTDPSQWKHIPGEMNVADDVSRGIPVRNLVERWQHGPKFLRLPENEWSTNDQPKVEDECRKVHNVCVQTKIEHPINCQKFSSWRKLVRVTAYMLRLIWNLRAQRHNKTHPEENNMKPK; this is translated from the exons ATGAAGGGACCGGACTTGCTAAACGATTTGTTCGGAGTAGTCTTGAGATTTAGAGAGAATGAAATTGCCTTTATTGGAGAAATATCTAAGATGTATCACAGAATCCGCATACCAGAAGCGGACCAGCACGTACACAGGTTCCTGTGGAGAAACCTACAGACAGATCGTGAACCGGATGTCTATGTCAAGACAGTACTTACCTTTGGAGACAAACCAGCCCCGGCTATGGCACAAATAGCACTAAGGAAGACAGCAGACGAAGCAAGAGAAGATTTCCCAGAAGCAGCACAAGTTCTCAAAGACAACACCTACATGGATGATATTTGCGATTCAGTCTGTACCGAGGAAGAAGCACAAGAACTAACGAAATGCATAGACAGTGTACTCGAAACAGGAGGTTTAAAAATTAAAGGCTGGCTTTCGAATAAAGCTAACTCTAACACCGATCAGGAAGAGAGAAAGGAAGCAGCGATTTTGCAAGGAGTCAATGAAGAAAAGGTATTAGGAGTGGTATGGAACAATCACACAGACATGTTTACCCTTAAAGTGAAACCTGAGTTACTACTCTCCCAAGAACCGGCTGTGCTTTCCAAGAGAACGATCCTGAGCCAGGTTGCTCGAATCTACGATCCAACTGGCTTTGCATCTGCATTTCTTATCAGAGCCAAGATAGGCCTACAGGAGCTGTGGGAAAAGGGCGTCCGAAACTCAAGAAAAATGGACCAATCTGTTTCAAGAAATGAAGAGCCTCAATGGCACAAGCTTCGAGAGATGTCTGACACCGCCTTATGCA CAAAATCAAGGGTTGCACCGCTGAAAAGATTGACCATACCTCGCCTGGAGCTTCAAGGTGCAGTCTTGGCCTCCCGACTGTGTAAGACCATTGTGGACGAATCCCGTTTCCAATTTGAGAAAGTTATCCTTTTCCTGGATAGCAAGATAGTTCTAGCATGGATCCGTAGCGAGGCTAGGagatttaaaccgtttgtatCAGTCAGAGTTGGTGAAATCCAAACCAACACAGACCCTTCCCAGTGGAAACATATTCCTGGAGAGATGAATGTAGCTGACGATGTTTCTCGTGGCATACCAGTACGAAATTTGGTTGAGAGGTGGCAACATGGACCTAAGTTTCTTCGCTTGCCTGAAAATGAGTGGTCAACCAATGACCAACCCAAGGTTGAAGACGAATGTCGCAAAGTTCACAACGTTTGTGTTCAGACCAAAATAGAACATCCTATCAATTGCCAAAAGTTCTCAAGCTGGAGAAAGCTAGTCAGAGTTACCGCTTACATGCTAAGGCTAATTTGGAATCTGCGAGCACAACGCCACAACAAAACACACCCAGAGGAAAATAACATGAAACCTAAATAG
- the LOC138054036 gene encoding uncharacterized protein: MQAKAESQVMAELPVCRLAPFTPPFYYTSCDYFGPYHVKVGRNKTTKYYGVIFTCLNTRAVSLELAVDSSTMEFIQVLQRFFSVRGQPSLMISDNGSQFIGAERLLKELLKGWDIEKLCEFSAEKGIKWQFTTPATPHQNGCAEALVKSCKMALKKAIGEQVLTPFELYTCLLEVANLVNHRPIARIPNDPDDGSYLCPNDILLGQSSSHVPQGPFRETKNPRLRVEFVQKIVDSFWNRWTRDVFPSLIPRKKWNKEKRNVRVEDFVIVQTPNAIRGNWNIGRIVDVYPGQDGKVRNVRVKTTAGVYDRPVTKIAVLHPAEGYE, translated from the coding sequence ATGCAAGCGAAGGCCGAATCTCAAGTTATGGCTGAATTACCTGTATGCCGTCTGGCACCTTTCACACCGCCGTTTTATTACACGTCCTGCGATTACTTTGGCCCGTACCATGTTAAAGTTGGTCGTAACAAAACAACCAAGTACTATGGAGTCATTTTTACTTGTTTGAACACTAGAGCAGTTTCCCTGGAGCTTGCAGTAGACAGCTCAACCATGGAATTTATTCAAGTACTCCAAAGATTCTTCTCCGTGAGAGGGCAACCCAGCCTCATGATAAGCGACAATGGATCCCAGTTCATTGGAGCAGAGCGACTGTTGAAGGAATTGCTCAAAGGATGGGACATCGAGAAACTGTGTGAATTCTCAGCAGAGAAGGGGATTAAATGGCAATTTACGACACCGGCAACTCCACATCAGAATGGATGTGCGGAAGCGTTGGTGAAGAGCTGCAAAATGGCCCTAAAGAAAGCTATTGGCGAGCAGGTGTTGACACCCTTTGAGTTGTATACGTGCCTGTTGGAAGTGGCGAACCTCGTTAATCATCGTCCAATTGCGCGCATTCCAAACGACCCTGATGATGGATCATACCTTTGTCCGAATGACATACTGCTTGGACAATCATCGTCTCACGTGCCACAAGGCCCATTCAGAGAAACCAAGAATCCACGTCTCCGAGTTGAATTTGTTCAGAAGATTGTGGACTCGTTTTGGAACCGGTGGACAAGGGATGTGTTTCCGTCGTTGATTCCACGAAAGAAATGGAACAAAGAGAAACGAAATGTCCGAGTAGAAGACTTTGTAATAGTTCAAACTCCGAATGCGATTCGTGGAAACTGGAACATCGGTCGAATCGTAGACGTCTACCCTGGACAAGATGGCAAAGTCCGAAACGTCAGAGTAAAGACCACTGCTGGAGTGTACGACAGACCGGTTACAAAGATTGCAGTGCTACACCCCGCAGAAGGTTACGAGTAA